In Luteimonas viscosa, the following proteins share a genomic window:
- a CDS encoding ATP-binding protein: MNAPRPVFAQLALVIALTLAGAATLALLLGREFAARPATAQLLRNVDGLADTVEALARDGRRTQALQRLRAAGIELREDPPTAVRTRPLAVMRRFEERARAVLGPQRELRLGAGEDGNVLWLRLELSPPVWVALVHDRRGAGVRRFSALMLAGCVLLVWAAAAYFARRLVQPLRRLADAAPALVRGEDAVPALGPAPAEVVELARALGEANREVREAAGERMVMLAGISHDLRTPLTRLQYALALVPDTDRELQAGMYRDIAEIDAILSQFIAYARDGRDENVELVDLVQVCRNALAAGEGDWAVELPASAPIHGRPMALLRAVENLVVNAGRHGAPPLSLSLSRDGEAWCVEVADAGPGIPDEQVQRVQRPFVHGDRGGSGLGLAIVARVARQHRGELRLLSQATGGLRAQLWLRGA, translated from the coding sequence ATGAACGCACCACGCCCGGTGTTCGCGCAGCTGGCGCTGGTGATCGCGCTGACGCTCGCCGGCGCGGCGACGCTGGCGCTGCTGCTGGGCCGCGAGTTCGCCGCACGCCCGGCCACCGCGCAGCTGCTGCGCAATGTCGACGGCCTCGCCGACACCGTGGAAGCGCTGGCCCGCGACGGCCGGCGGACGCAGGCGCTGCAAAGGCTGCGCGCCGCCGGCATCGAGCTGCGCGAGGACCCGCCCACCGCGGTGCGCACCCGGCCGCTGGCGGTGATGCGCCGGTTCGAGGAACGCGCGCGCGCGGTGCTCGGTCCGCAGCGCGAGCTGCGCCTGGGCGCCGGCGAAGACGGCAACGTGCTGTGGCTGCGGCTGGAACTGTCGCCGCCGGTCTGGGTGGCCCTGGTGCACGACCGTCGCGGCGCCGGCGTGCGCCGGTTCTCGGCGCTGATGCTGGCGGGCTGCGTGCTGCTGGTCTGGGCCGCCGCGGCCTACTTCGCGCGCCGGCTGGTGCAGCCGCTGCGGCGACTGGCGGATGCGGCGCCGGCGCTGGTGCGTGGCGAGGACGCCGTGCCCGCGCTCGGGCCCGCACCCGCCGAGGTGGTCGAACTGGCGCGCGCACTGGGCGAGGCCAACCGCGAGGTGCGCGAGGCGGCCGGGGAACGCATGGTGATGCTGGCGGGCATCTCGCACGACCTGCGCACGCCGCTGACCCGGCTGCAGTACGCGCTGGCGCTGGTGCCGGACACCGACCGCGAGCTGCAGGCGGGCATGTACCGCGACATCGCCGAGATCGACGCGATCCTGTCGCAGTTCATCGCCTATGCGCGCGACGGTCGCGACGAGAACGTGGAACTGGTCGACCTCGTGCAGGTCTGCCGCAACGCGCTGGCCGCCGGCGAGGGCGACTGGGCGGTCGAACTGCCGGCGTCCGCGCCGATCCATGGGCGGCCGATGGCGCTGCTGCGCGCGGTCGAGAACCTGGTGGTGAACGCCGGCCGCCACGGCGCGCCACCGCTGTCGCTGTCGCTGTCGCGCGACGGCGAGGCCTGGTGCGTGGAGGTGGCCGATGCCGGGCCGGGCATTCCGGACGAACAGGTGCAGCGGGTGCAGCGGCCGTTCGTGCACGGCGATCGCGGCGGTTCCGGCCTGGGCCTGGCGATCGTCGCGCGCGTGGCGCGCCAGCATCGCGGCGAACTGCGCCTGCTGTCGCAGGCGACCGGCGGACTGCGCGCGCAACTGTGGTTGCGTGGCGCCTGA
- a CDS encoding alpha/beta hydrolase: protein MKPSPTPVPVVLAAAFAMLASAWVPAEAQGFRERLQRAREASLRPAAEPPALPAGARRIADLAYGDDPRQTFDVYLPAQARGAPVLLFVHGGGWAHGNKDNPGNIPDKAGYWLPKGYVLVSTNYRMRPDTAPLDQARDIARALAAVQRHAPDWNADPSRVVLMGHSAGAHLAALVAASSTLWRQAGAQRPLGVVSLDSGALDVPDLMRHPRIPQLYHRAFGDDPDDWIAASPHHQLSREASPMLLVCSTRRPDACPQGRAMRQKASALGVRIEVLEQDLSHAEVNRLLGQPSDYTAAVDRFLRSLPD from the coding sequence ATGAAGCCTTCCCCGACACCCGTTCCGGTCGTCCTCGCCGCCGCGTTCGCGATGCTGGCTTCGGCCTGGGTGCCGGCCGAAGCGCAGGGATTCCGCGAACGGCTGCAGCGCGCGCGCGAAGCCTCGCTGCGTCCGGCCGCGGAGCCGCCGGCGTTGCCCGCGGGTGCACGCCGGATCGCCGACCTGGCCTACGGCGACGATCCGCGCCAGACCTTCGATGTCTACCTCCCGGCGCAGGCGCGCGGCGCGCCGGTCCTGCTGTTCGTGCACGGCGGCGGCTGGGCGCACGGCAACAAGGACAACCCCGGCAACATCCCGGACAAGGCCGGGTACTGGCTGCCGAAGGGCTACGTGCTCGTCTCCACCAACTACCGCATGCGGCCGGACACCGCGCCGCTGGACCAGGCGCGCGACATCGCCCGCGCGCTGGCGGCGGTGCAGCGGCACGCACCGGACTGGAACGCGGATCCTTCGCGCGTGGTGCTGATGGGCCATTCGGCGGGCGCGCACCTGGCGGCGCTGGTGGCGGCATCGTCCACGCTGTGGCGGCAAGCCGGTGCGCAGCGTCCGCTCGGCGTGGTCTCGCTCGACAGCGGCGCGCTGGACGTGCCGGACCTGATGCGACACCCCCGCATCCCGCAGCTCTACCATCGTGCCTTCGGCGACGACCCCGACGACTGGATCGCCGCGTCCCCGCACCACCAGCTCTCGCGCGAGGCGTCGCCGATGCTGCTGGTGTGTTCCACGCGCAGGCCCGATGCCTGTCCGCAGGGGCGCGCGATGCGACAGAAGGCGTCCGCGCTGGGCGTGCGCATCGAGGTCCTGGAGCAGGATCTCTCGCATGCGGAGGTCAACCGCCTGCTCGGCCAGCCGTCGGACTACACCGCGGCGGTGGACCGGTTTCTCCGGTCGCTGCCCGACTGA
- the ompR gene encoding two-component system response regulator OmpR, translating to MVEDAPRILLVDDDERLRELLLRYLQSQGFEARGVGDGMQMRQALDRGHYDLIVLDLMLPGEDGLDICRRLRGQGDTTPVVMLTAKGDEIDRIVGLEIGADDYLPKPVNPRELLARIRAVLRRAPGVLAGAPQPEGGQVVFGRFQLDLGTRELRREGESLRITSGEFAVLAVLVRHARQPLSRDRLMSLARGRGHDAFERSIDVAIARLRKLIEDDPKQPRILQTVWGVGYVFVPPEAP from the coding sequence ATGGTCGAAGACGCCCCCCGGATCCTGCTGGTCGACGACGACGAGCGCCTGCGCGAACTGTTGCTGCGCTACCTGCAGTCGCAGGGATTCGAGGCGCGCGGCGTCGGCGACGGCATGCAGATGCGCCAGGCGCTCGACCGTGGCCACTACGACCTGATCGTGCTCGACCTGATGCTGCCCGGCGAGGACGGACTGGACATCTGCCGGCGCCTGCGCGGCCAGGGCGACACCACGCCGGTGGTGATGCTGACCGCCAAGGGCGACGAGATCGACCGCATCGTCGGGCTGGAGATCGGTGCCGACGACTACCTGCCCAAACCGGTCAACCCGCGCGAACTGCTGGCGCGGATCCGCGCGGTGCTGCGTCGTGCGCCGGGTGTCCTGGCGGGCGCGCCGCAGCCCGAAGGCGGCCAGGTCGTGTTCGGTCGATTCCAGCTGGATCTGGGCACGCGCGAGTTGCGCCGCGAAGGCGAATCGCTGCGGATCACCTCCGGCGAGTTCGCCGTGCTCGCGGTGCTGGTGCGACACGCGCGGCAACCGCTGAGCCGCGACCGCCTGATGAGCCTGGCGCGCGGCCGCGGCCACGATGCGTTCGAGCGCAGCATCGACGTCGCCATCGCCCGGCTGCGCAAGCTGATCGAGGACGATCCGAAGCAGCCGCGGATCCTGCAGACGGTGTGGGGCGTGGGCTACGTGTTCGTGCCGCCGGAGGCGCCATGA
- a CDS encoding ribonucleoside-diphosphate reductase subunit alpha, giving the protein MNTDNDTPAAMPASAPVATGATRDTDRPAPSLTGTTASADDVDDTVPPPRASDLAVAQDSAQDVATWITKEAGNRRIPYDRARLERSIDRVHAEFPQLDIFDYKRSVFGFVERKDAVNADDLVDHLIREAEARVDVAAPEWEMFAARIYLHRLYKRASRNRFYDAGEKYGSYVGLQESLADRNVYSNDILRAYSKEELQEAGRMIDPERDKLFAYNGLYLLATRYLATDTSRAVYELPQERWLTIALYLMQDELTPGKGGRERRMQLVGEAYWALSNLYMTVATPTLQNAGKTGGQLSSCFIDTVDDSLQGIYDSNTDIARVSKGGGGVGAYMGYVRSSGSSIRGVPNSSGGVVPWVKQLNNTAVSVDQLGQRKGAVAVYLDVWHRDIEAFLDLRLNNGDQRLRAHDVFTSVCIPDLFMEAVERRGDWYLFDPHEVKRIKGWYLQDCFDEKKGEGTFRRRYEEVVADERIARRTVKAIDIFKRIMVSQLETGNPFMFYRDEVNRKNPNKHAGMVYSSNLCTEILQNMSPTRLMQEIISGNQIVTTKQAGDFVVCNLSSVNLGRAVLPPEGQGDLITDVLERLIPIQVRMLDNVIDLNDLPVPQATITNAKYRAIGLGTFGWHHLLALKGIHWNSPEAEDYSDTLYERINYLTIQASMALAKEKGTYPVFSGSDWHTGAYFRDRGYHSPAWLELAAQVAVNGVRNGWLLAVAPNMSTAQIAGSTASIDPIYSAFYYEEKKDYRRPVAAPGLSLETWPYYEKGAYKLDQFASVRQNARRQRHVDQSISFNFYVPSTIRAGTLLDLHLTAWREGLKTTYYVRSNDIDIAECEWCSS; this is encoded by the coding sequence ATGAACACCGACAACGACACCCCCGCCGCCATGCCGGCCAGCGCACCCGTCGCCACGGGCGCGACCAGGGACACCGACCGGCCCGCGCCGTCGCTCACCGGCACCACCGCATCCGCGGACGACGTCGACGACACCGTCCCTCCGCCGCGGGCCAGCGACCTGGCCGTCGCCCAGGACAGCGCGCAGGACGTGGCCACCTGGATCACCAAGGAAGCCGGCAACCGCCGGATTCCCTATGACCGCGCGCGCCTGGAGCGCAGCATCGACCGCGTCCACGCCGAATTCCCGCAGCTCGACATCTTCGACTACAAGCGCAGCGTGTTCGGCTTTGTCGAGCGCAAGGACGCGGTGAATGCCGACGACCTGGTCGACCACCTGATCCGCGAGGCCGAGGCACGGGTCGACGTGGCCGCGCCGGAGTGGGAGATGTTCGCCGCGCGGATCTACCTGCACCGGCTGTACAAGCGCGCCAGCCGCAACCGCTTCTACGATGCCGGGGAGAAGTACGGCTCGTACGTCGGCCTGCAGGAGTCGCTGGCCGACCGCAACGTCTACTCCAACGACATCCTGCGCGCGTACTCGAAGGAGGAGCTGCAGGAAGCCGGGCGCATGATCGATCCGGAGCGCGACAAGCTGTTCGCCTACAACGGCCTGTACCTGCTGGCCACGCGCTACCTGGCCACCGACACCTCGCGCGCGGTCTACGAACTGCCGCAGGAACGATGGCTCACGATCGCGCTGTACCTGATGCAGGACGAGCTCACGCCCGGCAAGGGCGGGCGCGAGCGCCGCATGCAGCTGGTCGGCGAGGCGTACTGGGCGCTGTCGAACCTGTACATGACCGTGGCCACGCCGACCCTGCAGAACGCCGGCAAGACCGGCGGTCAGCTGTCGTCGTGCTTCATCGACACCGTCGACGACTCGCTGCAGGGCATCTACGACTCCAACACCGACATCGCCCGCGTCTCCAAGGGGGGCGGCGGCGTGGGCGCGTACATGGGCTACGTGCGCTCGTCGGGTTCGTCGATCCGCGGCGTGCCCAATTCCTCGGGTGGCGTGGTGCCGTGGGTCAAGCAGCTCAACAACACCGCGGTCTCGGTCGACCAGCTCGGCCAGCGCAAGGGCGCGGTGGCGGTGTATCTGGACGTCTGGCACCGCGACATCGAGGCCTTCCTCGACCTGCGCCTGAACAACGGCGACCAGCGCCTGCGCGCGCACGACGTGTTCACCTCGGTCTGCATCCCCGACCTCTTCATGGAAGCGGTGGAGCGGCGCGGCGACTGGTACCTGTTCGATCCGCACGAGGTCAAGCGGATCAAGGGCTGGTACCTGCAGGACTGCTTCGACGAAAAGAAGGGCGAAGGCACGTTCCGCCGCCGCTACGAGGAAGTCGTGGCCGACGAGCGCATCGCGCGCAGGACGGTCAAGGCGATCGACATCTTCAAGCGGATCATGGTCAGCCAGCTCGAGACCGGCAATCCCTTCATGTTCTACCGCGACGAGGTGAACCGCAAGAACCCGAACAAGCATGCGGGCATGGTGTATTCGTCCAACCTGTGCACCGAGATCCTGCAGAACATGAGCCCCACAAGGCTGATGCAGGAGATCATTTCCGGCAACCAGATCGTCACCACGAAACAAGCCGGCGATTTCGTCGTCTGCAACCTGTCCTCGGTCAACCTCGGCCGCGCGGTGCTGCCGCCCGAGGGGCAGGGCGACCTGATCACCGACGTGCTCGAGCGCCTGATCCCGATCCAGGTGCGGATGCTCGACAACGTGATCGACCTCAACGACCTGCCGGTGCCGCAGGCGACGATCACCAACGCGAAGTACCGGGCGATCGGCCTGGGCACCTTCGGCTGGCACCACCTGCTTGCGCTCAAGGGCATCCACTGGAACTCGCCGGAGGCGGAGGACTACAGCGACACGCTGTACGAGCGCATCAACTACCTGACCATCCAGGCGAGCATGGCGCTGGCGAAGGAGAAGGGCACCTATCCCGTGTTCAGCGGCAGCGACTGGCACACCGGCGCCTATTTCCGCGACCGCGGCTACCACTCGCCGGCGTGGCTGGAGCTGGCGGCGCAGGTGGCGGTCAACGGCGTGCGCAACGGCTGGCTGCTGGCGGTCGCGCCGAACATGTCGACCGCGCAGATCGCCGGCTCCACCGCGTCGATCGACCCGATCTACTCCGCGTTCTACTACGAGGAGAAGAAGGACTACCGCAGGCCGGTGGCCGCGCCAGGGCTGTCGCTGGAGACCTGGCCGTATTACGAGAAGGGCGCGTACAAGCTCGACCAGTTCGCCTCGGTGCGGCAGAACGCGCGCCGCCAGCGCCACGTCGACCAGTCGATCAGCTTCAACTTCTACGTGCCGAGCACCATCCGCGCCGGCACCCTGCTCGACCTGCACCTGACCGCCTGGCGCGAAGGGCTCAAGACCACCTACTACGTGCGCTCGAACGACATCGACATCGCCGAGTGCGAATGGTGTTCGAGCTGA